In Phaeobacter inhibens DSM 16374, the following proteins share a genomic window:
- a CDS encoding DMT family transporter, producing the protein MTMRPDARILEPRPPQLTQKNNVSAGVLLMIAATVVFAMQDGISRHLAGEYNTFMVIMVRYWFFALFVIALAARAPGGIRATARTDQLGLQIFRGVLLVAEICVAVYAFTVLGLVESVAVFICYPLLVAALSGPVLGEQVGWRRWAAISVGLIGVLIILQPGIGIFDPLAIIPFVSALMFALYGLITRYAARRDSTATSFFWTGVAGMVAMTLVGIWYWEPMSQGDWMWMGILCLTGVTGHWLLIKCYEMAEASAVQPFAYFHLIWAAALGVIVFGEVIRTNVAIGASIIVAAGLFTLWRERVKG; encoded by the coding sequence ATGACCATGCGCCCCGACGCCAGAATACTTGAGCCGCGTCCTCCGCAGTTGACCCAAAAGAACAACGTCTCGGCGGGCGTTCTGTTGATGATCGCGGCCACCGTTGTCTTTGCGATGCAGGACGGGATCTCTCGGCATCTGGCAGGGGAGTATAACACCTTTATGGTGATCATGGTGCGTTATTGGTTCTTTGCGCTGTTTGTGATCGCGCTTGCGGCGCGCGCACCGGGGGGTATTCGCGCCACGGCCCGCACCGATCAGCTGGGGTTGCAGATCTTTCGCGGCGTGCTGCTGGTCGCGGAGATTTGCGTTGCGGTCTATGCTTTTACCGTGCTGGGACTGGTCGAAAGCGTGGCGGTGTTTATCTGCTATCCACTGTTGGTGGCGGCCCTGAGCGGGCCGGTGCTGGGGGAGCAGGTGGGCTGGCGGCGGTGGGCAGCGATTTCGGTCGGACTGATTGGCGTGCTGATCATCCTGCAACCCGGCATCGGTATTTTTGACCCGCTGGCGATCATCCCATTTGTCTCGGCGTTGATGTTTGCGCTTTATGGTCTGATCACCCGCTATGCCGCGCGGCGCGACAGCACGGCGACCAGTTTCTTCTGGACCGGGGTTGCGGGCATGGTGGCGATGACCCTTGTCGGCATCTGGTACTGGGAGCCGATGAGTCAGGGCGATTGGATGTGGATGGGCATCCTGTGTCTGACGGGTGTGACCGGGCATTGGCTGCTGATCAAATGCTATGAGATGGCCGAGGCCAGCGCGGTGCAGCCCTTTGCCTATTTCCACCTGATCTGGGCGGCGGCGCTTGGGGTGATTGTTTTCGGCGAGGTGATCCGCACCAATGTCGCCATCGGTGCGTCCATCATCGTGGCGGCCGGCCTGTTCACCCTATGGCGCGAACGCGTTAAGGGTTGA
- a CDS encoding NAD(P)/FAD-dependent oxidoreductase, translated as MAMADITVRGAGIFGLSIAWTCARRGASVQVIDPFGAGSGSSGGLIGALAPHVPENWNAKKQYQLESLLMAEAFWAEVEATGGVSPGYGRTGRLQPINDQRTLDLAHQRAISARNLWQGKADWSVIAAADAGPWVPPSATDFVIHDTLSARMHPRRACAALVAGLSVMGVEVQAEGADQGLVVHAKGYAGLLELNDRLAGPGGVAEGKTLGNGVKGQAALLRFAEGDVPQLYADGLHIIPHADGTLAIGSTSEREFEDPSSTDAQLDDVIDRARAALPILHGAEVIERWAGVRPRARSRAPMLGAWPDRADHFIANGGFKIGFGMAPKMAETMANLLLDGQDNIPDGFRVEDNF; from the coding sequence ATGGCAATGGCAGATATCACCGTCCGGGGCGCCGGGATCTTTGGGCTTTCGATTGCCTGGACCTGCGCCCGGCGCGGCGCATCGGTGCAGGTGATCGACCCCTTTGGTGCGGGCTCCGGCTCCAGCGGCGGGCTGATCGGTGCGCTGGCGCCGCATGTGCCGGAAAACTGGAACGCCAAGAAACAGTACCAGCTGGAAAGCCTGCTGATGGCCGAAGCTTTCTGGGCCGAGGTTGAGGCAACGGGCGGGGTTTCCCCCGGCTATGGCCGCACCGGACGGCTGCAACCGATCAATGATCAGCGCACATTGGATCTGGCGCATCAACGCGCAATAAGCGCCCGGAACCTGTGGCAGGGGAAGGCGGATTGGTCCGTCATCGCCGCTGCCGACGCGGGGCCATGGGTGCCGCCCAGCGCCACCGATTTTGTCATCCACGACACGCTGAGCGCGCGAATGCACCCCCGCCGCGCCTGTGCCGCGCTGGTGGCTGGGTTGTCCGTCATGGGTGTTGAGGTGCAGGCAGAGGGCGCCGATCAGGGGCTCGTGGTACATGCCAAGGGCTATGCCGGGCTGCTGGAGCTGAACGACAGGCTGGCAGGTCCCGGCGGCGTGGCCGAGGGCAAGACGCTGGGCAATGGGGTCAAGGGACAGGCGGCGCTGCTGCGCTTTGCCGAGGGGGATGTGCCGCAGCTTTATGCCGATGGGTTGCATATTATCCCGCATGCCGATGGCACCCTCGCGATTGGCTCCACCAGCGAACGTGAGTTTGAGGATCCCAGCAGCACCGATGCGCAGCTGGACGATGTGATCGACCGCGCGCGGGCTGCTTTGCCGATCCTGCACGGGGCCGAGGTGATCGAACGCTGGGCCGGTGTCCGCCCCCGTGCCCGCTCACGCGCGCCGATGCTGGGGGCCTGGCCTGATCGCGCGGACCATTTCATCGCCAACGGGGGCTTCAAGATCGGCTTTGGCATGGCGCCCAAGATGGCCGAGACCATGGCCAATCTTCTGCTGGACGGGCAGGATAATATCCCCGATGGTTTCCGGGTCGAAGATAACTTCTGA
- the mnmD gene encoding tRNA (5-methylaminomethyl-2-thiouridine)(34)-methyltransferase MnmD, with amino-acid sequence MADQQARLSWRDGSIPVSDQFDDPYFSIHDGLAETEHVFLAGNDLATRFASAAEAGTDFHVAELGFGTGLNLFAAWRAWEAAQADYDTAAVLHFTSFEAFPMATDDMARALEAFPEVAPWAARFLAVWRGAGLCDLGNLRVNVITGDARMSLPDWTGAADAWFLDGFSPAKNPELWQDDLLAAVAGHTRAGGTAATYTAAGFVRRGLETAGFEVSRTPGFGRKRHMTKARLR; translated from the coding sequence ATGGCAGACCAGCAGGCGCGGCTCAGCTGGCGGGATGGCAGCATTCCGGTATCCGATCAGTTCGACGATCCCTATTTCTCCATCCACGATGGGCTGGCCGAGACGGAGCATGTGTTTCTGGCAGGCAATGATCTGGCCACGCGGTTTGCCAGCGCCGCAGAGGCGGGGACCGATTTCCACGTTGCCGAGTTGGGGTTTGGCACCGGTCTGAACCTGTTCGCCGCCTGGCGCGCGTGGGAGGCGGCGCAGGCGGACTATGACACCGCAGCGGTGCTGCATTTCACCAGTTTTGAAGCCTTCCCGATGGCGACGGATGATATGGCCCGCGCGCTGGAAGCCTTTCCCGAGGTGGCGCCTTGGGCCGCGCGGTTTCTGGCGGTCTGGCGTGGTGCAGGTCTGTGCGATCTGGGCAATTTGCGCGTCAATGTCATCACCGGCGACGCCCGCATGTCGCTGCCAGACTGGACAGGGGCGGCAGACGCATGGTTTCTGGACGGGTTTTCACCGGCCAAAAACCCGGAGCTGTGGCAGGATGATCTGCTCGCCGCTGTCGCGGGGCACACCCGCGCTGGCGGTACGGCGGCAACCTACACCGCAGCGGGATTTGTCCGCCGTGGGTTGGAGACTGCCGGATTTGAGGTTTCCCGCACACCCGGTTTCGGGCGCAAGCGGCATATGACAAAGGCACGATTGCGATGA
- a CDS encoding lytic transglycosylase domain-containing protein — MTRILALIALISATLSGTAAMAVDLSRALELMRSEKWSEAGRSAGHEATVARDVIEWHRLRAGMGSASDVMAFLARRSDWPGLALLRRKNEPEIASAGRKTILAFYSDTRPQTAEGALSYGRALIAAGQKGEGEAELVLAWRTMPMGSVIQDDYLKHHAKLLASHHAARLDRLLWDGHKVSARRMLPLVKDGPRKLAEARLALQEVEPGVDGKIAAVPDALKNNAGLAYDRFAWRDRKRRQEDAITLMMDRSTTAEKLGEPAKWLRRRRDLARQDMRDGNHERAYQLAAHHFAPEDAGYGYSDCEWLAGYIALRKLNDPELAAYHFERFLASVESPISVGRGGYWLGQAYGAHGDIEKAHAAYAKAADYQTSFYGLLAAEVLGRPFDPDLITPPQLPDWRAASFLNSTVAEAGLLLLQTGDLPLAERFLTHLVEGLNPIEARQLGEMAVSMNEPHLAVMIAKRAAQTGEELEAAYFPLHPVAQKDLPMAKEMTLAIARRESEFDPIVISHAGARGLMQVMPATAKLVASNMGIQANHTTGRLISDWSYNALLGSNYLADLAGDFNGNVVMMAAGYNAGPHRPKAWMERYGDPRGGTPGIVDWIEHIPFNETRNYVMRVTESLPVYRARLGKTPLPVPFSKELAGSTLNAFAP; from the coding sequence ATGACACGCATTCTGGCCCTTATTGCCCTCATTTCCGCCACTCTGAGCGGCACCGCTGCCATGGCCGTGGACCTAAGCCGCGCGCTGGAGCTGATGCGCTCGGAAAAATGGAGCGAGGCAGGTCGCAGCGCAGGCCACGAAGCCACCGTCGCCCGCGATGTCATTGAATGGCACCGCCTGCGCGCCGGGATGGGGTCGGCCTCCGATGTGATGGCGTTTCTGGCGCGGCGGTCGGACTGGCCGGGGCTGGCGCTGCTGCGGCGCAAGAATGAGCCGGAGATTGCCAGCGCAGGTCGCAAGACCATCCTTGCCTTTTACAGCGACACCCGGCCACAGACCGCCGAAGGCGCGCTGAGTTATGGCCGCGCGCTGATCGCAGCCGGGCAAAAAGGCGAAGGCGAGGCAGAGCTGGTTCTGGCCTGGCGCACCATGCCCATGGGATCGGTCATTCAGGACGATTACCTGAAACATCACGCCAAACTTCTGGCGTCCCATCACGCAGCCCGGCTGGACCGGCTGCTGTGGGACGGTCACAAGGTCAGCGCGCGGCGGATGTTGCCGTTGGTTAAGGACGGGCCGCGCAAGCTGGCAGAGGCGCGTCTGGCCCTGCAAGAGGTCGAACCGGGTGTGGATGGCAAGATCGCCGCCGTACCCGACGCGCTGAAGAATAACGCGGGCCTTGCCTATGATCGCTTTGCCTGGCGCGACCGCAAGCGGCGCCAAGAGGATGCCATCACCCTGATGATGGACCGCAGCACCACCGCCGAAAAACTGGGCGAGCCGGCCAAATGGCTGCGCCGTCGCCGCGATCTGGCGCGGCAGGACATGCGTGACGGCAATCACGAACGCGCCTATCAGCTGGCCGCACATCACTTCGCGCCCGAGGATGCGGGCTATGGCTACTCCGATTGCGAATGGCTGGCAGGTTATATCGCCTTGCGCAAACTGAACGACCCGGAACTGGCCGCCTACCACTTTGAACGGTTCCTCGCCTCTGTCGAAAGCCCGATTTCGGTGGGTCGTGGCGGCTATTGGCTGGGACAGGCCTATGGTGCCCATGGCGACATTGAGAAAGCCCATGCCGCCTATGCCAAGGCGGCGGATTATCAGACGTCTTTCTACGGGTTGTTGGCGGCAGAGGTTCTGGGCCGTCCCTTTGATCCCGATCTGATCACTCCGCCGCAGCTGCCCGACTGGCGCGCGGCCAGCTTCCTGAACTCCACCGTGGCAGAGGCCGGGCTGTTGCTGTTGCAGACTGGCGATCTGCCCCTGGCCGAGCGCTTCCTCACCCATCTGGTTGAGGGGCTAAACCCGATTGAGGCACGCCAGCTGGGCGAAATGGCTGTCAGCATGAACGAACCACATCTGGCAGTGATGATCGCCAAACGCGCCGCGCAGACCGGCGAAGAGCTGGAAGCGGCCTATTTCCCGCTGCATCCCGTCGCGCAGAAGGACCTGCCCATGGCCAAGGAAATGACCCTTGCCATTGCTCGCCGCGAAAGTGAATTTGACCCCATCGTGATCAGCCATGCGGGCGCGCGGGGGCTGATGCAGGTGATGCCCGCCACCGCAAAACTGGTGGCCTCGAACATGGGTATTCAGGCCAATCACACAACCGGTCGGTTGATTTCCGACTGGTCCTATAATGCGCTTCTGGGCAGCAATTACCTTGCGGATCTGGCGGGTGATTTTAACGGCAATGTGGTGATGATGGCGGCGGGTTATAACGCAGGCCCGCATCGCCCCAAGGCCTGGATGGAGCGTTATGGCGATCCGCGTGGCGGCACGCCGGGGATTGTCGACTGGATCGAACACATCCCCTTTAATGAGACGCGCAACTACGTGATGCGCGTCACCGAGAGCCTGCCAGTCTATCGCGCGCGCCTTGGCAAGACACCGCTGCCGGTGCCTTTCTCCAAAGAACTGGCCGGATCAACCCTTAACGCGTTCGCGCCATAG